The Nomia melanderi isolate GNS246 chromosome 4, iyNomMela1, whole genome shotgun sequence genome segment TTTATGGCCCTccaaaagaaaagaagattttGGTGGTACATGGTACTTTAGACAACTCTGGATCATTTGACAGATTAATAGAACTTCTTCCTTATGAATACCAATATGTGAGCATAGATTTGCCAGGACATGGATTTTCATCCCATTTTCCACCTGGACTGCCATTGCAATATTTTGAttatgtttatacaattttcctaGTTCTCAATACCTTGaaatggaaaacttgtatttatttgtcaCATAGTTTTGGTACTCAAATAGGAGTAGATTTTAGTGTATTATACCCAGGACGGTTACAAAAAATCATATCTTTAGATGGACTTGTACCATTACCAATTGAGGACACTATTAATCACATTAAACGAATTTACAGCTTGGATGTTTATGATAAAGTTAAAGATACACTATACACTAAAGAAGAAGTGATATATGCTTTGCAGTATAAAAGGCGAGAGGCATTAAATTCGGAGGCTGCTGAAGCTATGTTTACACGTGCAGTCACGAAAGTTggagataaatataaatataatcgtGATCCTAGATTAAGAATTATGGTACGTCCTGTGTTTACAAAACAACAACGTATACACTTCTGGCAAAAATTCTCAACGCCAATATTTGTTATTGTGGCAAACAAATCCAATCAATATGTTAAACTAATGACCATAATggaagatataaaaaatatagtagCAAATAACTGTAATAGTAAATTTATTGTAGTTCCTGTTATAGGAAATCAtgatgtacataataattatccTGAAAGGGTAGCACCATATGTATGTGAATTTTTAAAGGATGACACaagaagtaaattataaatttttatttttataaaataatttcttgtagTACATAATAGTTTGTATAATAATagatttagttttattaacagCAAATATTATGGTTTATACTTTTCTTTATATATGTACAGAATAAGATTAAAGCATGTTAAACAAATGTACATTCCAAGTGGGTTACAATTATACAAAATGctatattttgtttagatcATTTGACTTTTATACGAACCACACCTTCAACCTGCTGAACTTTTAGATATACTTCATTACCTCGTAGAATAATGCTTTTTAATTCATCTTCCAATAATATTGCAGTGTGATTCATAAAAGACCCATTTCTTTTTGTATCATAATTGTGATTTAATGTTAATCTAACTTCATACCAGCAGATTAGTGCATTTGGCAATCTGGTTGCATTTATTTTACCAAAATTCACTATGCGTTCAACAAATTCGCtttcctttatttctattaGTATATTTATATCAGATAAAGGTTCATGCAGATATAAACTTGAATTTAGATCAAAAAGTTGatttatctgtaatataatgtgtcaatatataaattcataagaTATGATTTTTTCTTATTACAGTGGTTATTTTACCTTGAATTCATTAATGTGCTGagcaattttatataaatttgtattatcaaaATTCGTATTCTGATAGCtattaaatttctgtaaaaaaaaaacgaaaattatGAACTATGTCAGTTTAATgaatactctataaaacatagaaCCAtatctacaaaatattatataattagcgTTAAAAGCAAAAATACgatgattctatataaaaatgtatttgatacatgtatacttatatttgtgtaaaaaaaaaaaaacagtacaTAGAAGACAAATACATTAGTAGGACTCATTTTAATAGAACATGAATAGATATTTTGGAGacaatttatttctacataGAATCACCGCTTTTTCACATGTAtcgtgtgtatatatgtatttttatacaggtgAGTCATTTAACACTTTATCGGCTTTTCGATTTCGAATGCTTAACAATCGGTAACTTATTAAAATTACGttgatttaaaagaaattaaaacagaataatattacGAGATTTctttacactttgattttaaagCTACAAAGCTTTGCATGTGAAAATATACACTCCTATACAATGACGAAACCACACTGATAGTGTGTGAGTGATTGCCTTGATCAGGAGCGGTAAATAAAGTGTTAACTATACCACTTAAATTtacttgtaaattattttttgaataaaaaaacgtttcaaacagaaattatttGATATCGAGCAGGGCATAAaatgtaacaattaatttttttgataCTTTGCCTTTTTATTAATATGTGAAGAATTGACGttctttaattactttctttGAGGTATTTAAAACACAATAAAGAAGATATAAAAGatgtatattaaaatgtaaaaatacaaaGTCATCTTCATACTTTAATAGAAAGTGtaatatcaaaaaatgaattattatattttagaccCTGCTCGATACCTAATAACTCATTTAGAATATTACTTTATACAATAAATTGGTTTGCATGTAAATTTATACAGTTAAATCACTCACCTCGTATATATACATGCACATACGTACCTTTTTAGAATTTTGTGTATTAAATACTAGCATTGATTCTCCTTGTAAATTTTCATCTTTAACGTAAACCATGTTTGGAAAATCCTCTGAAAATACAAGTTGACCTACAAGGAATATTTGTTCAGGTAATAAGATGCCATTTGGTTTAAGCATACATCTGTAAagtatattacaaatttaacaaaaattttattaagaagataatagTAAGTATCTAAAATTGTATACCTAAAGAATTCATGACTATGTTCTTGACCACGATCTTTTAGTTCTCCGTTAGTGTCAAAATCATGTACAAGTATAGTATCTAAAGAAGCTTTAATAGTATCATACTTTGATATAAAGCATATCTTGTCCTTAAAGCCATTTTGTTTTGCAACTTCTTCTATGAAAAGACGAAGCATCAtgttttcagttttataatataaaatttggcTGTACTTATTTTCCTTCAATAACATTAATCCATAAATAGGAAAAGGAGATGTATCCaaaatactatttatttctttgttcaCTAGAGACTTACTGACATCggtaagtaattttatatattcgtgATCATTTAAAAACGTTATAACTTCTTTTGGTAAacgatatataaattttttctgATCATAATTAGTAAATGTATTATTTGCTGTATaagaacatttcaattttcctttcaatatttctccattaattgttaatacatctccttgtttaaataatattggcATTTCTGGGAAAACAGCAGTCTGCCAACAAGTTCTTTTATCTGATGTATCTATTGATATTTCCTCATCAAGATGTAATTTAAACCAACTCACTAAACCATCTACAATGCCATCATATTCACACTTTATATTTATCTTACTCTTTATGCCATCTgcattaaatttatgtaaatttgatACATCATTAAAATCAACAGTGAAAAGAACTTTGGGTCttgtaatataattaacttTCACATTCTTCAAATGTTCTGTGTCATAATACTCATCATCCaataatatagatatattatcaaaatttaaaGGACACGAATTTTTTAAGTGATCAAAGACTACAGATGACCTGTTCCTCAAATATTCACATTCCACTGCAGCCACATAAAGTGTAGCGCTCATGGGTATGATTATGCCATTTCTATCCAGGATATTTGTGTGAACACTTAATAGAGATGGTATCACATGTTCTCCAAATAAACCAGCATCGAATGTTTCTGTCACAATTAATTTGActctgtaaaaatatatgtatttttaacgAATGATGTACTTTCTTTGTATTTACactaatactagaactaccaaacaatcAAAATAGACTAACttgtattttcttatacaaattgCAGGAATGCATATTTAAGATTTTGTTTGATTCATGTTTTACTATGCACGttattgaagtaatttatttaaaacttgttcataaaaatatttatatcctttgaataattatacaaaaagaaATGGGTCTTTTTGACTAATCTGGTAATTCTAGTTTTAAAACTGACTACTATGAACAAAGGACGGACCTTTCTGTAATATCACTGGGTATTACAAGGTCTGTGGAAAATTTGGgcaataatattatatcttcaaCATTGTTACTTTCAAATACTTTCTCAGCAACTTTTATCATTGTCATTGAACATTCACATGCATAAACTTTTTTAGCACCAGCATTTCGTGCATATAAACTTAATAACCCTGTTCCAGTTCCTATATCTAATACTGTGTCATATCCTTGAGAAATTTTCTTTCGTATTGCACATTCAAATGcattatttctttgtttatcGTTCAACATCGGAAAGTGCCACCTATCTACAGCCATACTAAAtgcattttgtaaatttctttCTGCTGGTAGAAAATTGGGATTGGCTTGCAGAgctctttttaaatattttattgcccTTATTGGATCATTATTcctttaacaatatatttttaatcctCATTATATGGAATTTTAGCGGTCATGATATCTGTCacgttaaaaaatcaattttaaatcaaCTAGTTGTATGTTTACCCAAGTCACTGGTTCAAATTACCTTAAAAGGTGGGctgcaaaattatttaacatgcGTGGGTTATTTGGATAAATATCTAAAGAATGTGTATAACATAAAACAACATCTTCAAATCTGTGGTTGCATGCAAGCTGCATTCCCCATTGACCTAAGAAATAAGTATTCATAATTTTGGTATTAAGTAACTGTAAACTATAAGTTATAAACATACAAAGTACGTCGACAAAAGCTTCTTCAATTTCTAATCTCTTTGTTGGACTTAATTCTGCTACAACTGTATAATATGCATATGCTTTTCCTACATTTCCAGTTCTGTCATGATCATATGCTTTTTTTAATGACTCTGTGATTATATTGTTTACTTCcttttgcatttttaataaaatacaatatgtccTTTAATCTGAGTTTGTCATAAAAATGCATACCCcttattattttctgtaagcaacacaatattttattaatcattcaaacATCTAAGTTAAAAAGGAATGAATTTATACaacaagaaaatttaatttttttaaggaTTGTGCATTATCATTCCTTTATGTCTGAAGTAGCTTGTAATTATGTCACATGTGCAActattaacaaattaaattttacataatattttacaattaaatgaagTTAGAAATATAGTACACATAGAGAATTTATAGACATTATTGTTTCATAAAACAAATATGATTTAAACAAACCTTGTAAATTTGTTtcacaaaacaaataatatattaatattttctttctatacttatatttacatttcatcAATGTAAGAACTGTACTGCATAATGTATAAACTGTACTGTATAAAAAGTTGATGTTTTAAGTACAaatttatctgtaattttgttcaAGCTTTTGAAAGTTACAAATAGTTCTTAACACATTCAAAGCCAATTACTTCTAACCCTAGTTCGTTATACTACCCCCATAGACAAGTTGCAATAAGTTACAAAATACACTCAGGTACCTTGAACATAGAGTAATCTCACAATACGAAACttctattgaaattttttatgtttgtaTTCACAAATTGGATGATCTTGAAGTATAACTACACTGGTATTACTGTTTCTTTGCATACGGTAACTCTATCATTCTCTATAGCAGAGATGTCTAACTTTCCTCACactagtaactcgaaaacagcgtTCCCCCACTACCTCTATTCAAGGAACTGCCCGAGATTGTAAAtgtgagcagttctatgtagtatTCAAtacaaatagataaaaatagttaaaaatagatttagatatattacattattgaatacttttattttacatatacaGAACACATATACAGTAATCAAAGACGAGATATATAGATAGCTTTAACAAACGAATGTAAAATTTTTTTACGCATTCATTGAGGGTTTTGGGACTTTCTTAACATTTTCATGTCAGGCCCTGTCATATCGACTTAAATTGATTTTGCATAGCCGCGTTATAAGTGATaggaattagaataaaaaatattaaaatacagaCTTAAGATATATACAAACATTGCAGCTTatgtgaagttttgtgtagtccTTTGGGGGTCTTAATATCCCCGTAACATTTTGGTATCGCATTCGACGTTAccgataatacaaaattttaggCTCGATAACAGGAATCAGGGTAGTTGTATATGTAACTATGTacacataattatttaatggaataattaataattcctattTTGATTTTAGTTACGATCtagttattaaattttgatgACCTCAAGAGGTATGCTGATTGAGAAAGTGAATCGCTCGAACGCTTTTATTGCCAATCATGAGTTTCGTACAGATCTAACTTTCCAAATTTAACGATAATGTAATGTTTAGAGCCGGTAACAGTGTAAAAATTGACCTCTCAAGACACATTTTCCatattgtagttttatatagtttagtagtTGATCGTTCGATGGTAGAGTTTGCTAGTGTAACAAGGCATTTTTGATGGTATCTGTATTTCAGAGACATATTTACTACTTGGTCAATTTCTATCATTTTTCTTGATGTAGTTTTCCTATTCACCATTTTCTAGACGTAGAGGGCAGAGCAAAATCTTTGATTTCTTACgcagtcggtaattcagaacatgtgaCACCGAGTCCCATGTGCTTGCAATGCCTACCCTGCACCTCGTCTGTAATGTTACATAGAACTGCTCATATACAGAATCTTGGGCAGCTCCTTGAATAGAGATAATTAGGGAACGCTGTTTCTGAGTTATTAGTAtgaggggagtaagttagaGACCTCTGTTATAGAATATCCTTGCAACATATATTGATACTATTACCTATATACCAGAAATTTGTAATCAGTATCTCTGTTTTAGATGTTTGTTGTATAATACGTGATCAATGATCACATATTTTGTCTTCAAATATAGATTACATAATTGTGAAAGCAGAACAGCATAAATAACTATAAGAAGTTACaagtatttagaaaaatttaatattgagacaaaagaatgaaaaagcataggtttttttatttatttatctgtatttACTTGTACTCTGTTGATAACGTTTTAAGTGATACGGGAATGGTAAAGGGATCACGTAATTCTTCGATGGTGGGACAAAAATTTGCATTGCATGTCCAGTCTATCCTATATCTCGTAGGAGGTATTATCATAGTAATGTTACTTCCTACGTTGCCGTTATAGTATACGATAGGGAGTTCCATAATTTTGCAGAGCTCTATATTAGCTATGTACCAACATTTGCATAAGAGGGTGTGAATGCATCTTTCAGTCATTCAAAAGAAGATGCATTCAGGAATGTATCTACAAATGATAACATAGTGCATCTGcattatcatttaataatattgtgatagtaataatcaatatttatttttgtaatgtacGAATATCGAAATAGGGTAGCAAAATCattccattaaatatttttatttacttataattatatactattagaaagaaattaaagattCTCATCATTACTGTTCGTGACATAAGTTACGTTCAAGCaattactattttaataattgtaactaAAGCAAAGAGGGGTTAATAGAATAACTTACAGATTTCTATACAGTCcttttaatttagaaattctTGTAAGTAGACActgatatgaataatataattatatacgtatatacaataaagaaaattcttttgtgttgagtttgaattttatatttctgcgCATCTAATGCTATGGCCGGTTTGTAATTGATATAGATTGTTGATCAAATTATCCTATCAAATGAGATTGAATCTTTACACCAGTGGAATATAATATCAGAGACTTCGAGTGTTCTGCAACTACATACATATTTAGTTCAtgagaaaatgtaaaagaaataaatttctttaattttgtaaGTTTGAGATTACCCGAgttcaaataatgaaattcaaacgTAGATTCTATTTCCTGAAAAAATAGTCATGCAGAATCTCGATGTCTCGGAACATGCAATTTCCACAGCAACGGCACATCCATCGTGGAACAAATCGTAAGTTCGTTTGATGTTCAGAATAAAGTCTCTCGTATATCTTCAATACTTTGTATaccttatttatttttctttttcatcttcGTATAATAATCATAAACGTACAATTTAAAACAATAGTGCTCGTGTGTGAGTGTGTATGTTGTGTACGTGTATGCAATGTACAGGATAATCTTTAAGCTATAATACAGttcgaaatgaaatacaaatcAATAAACTATTACGTTAGGTAAACCTTCTCgatctttttttgttttaatacaattattttcactACTGAATGACAAtgttcgttttctttcttcGCATGTGTATAATACCTCATTCCGCTTGTCCCTCTCGAAATCTTTTGATCATTTGATTCTGCGGATCTGGTCCGCGTAATACGCAAAGAGCCTCGACGTCTTCTCTTTTATCCCTCGAACGTTTATCTACAGTTACCGTTTTTACGCCGCGTCTGTTTCCcccgtttcaatttttttgttatttctctcgtcgtttctgtaaaatattcattattatgttTACGATATGATTTTTGTTCACCTCGTTCCGGTGGTTCTGCGTGGAACCTCCGCTCGCGTGTCCGCACGAAACCGTTCCCTATATTACAAACCTCCACACCCGAGACACCGGGTCCTCGCCTAGAAAGCCGTTTCCGCTTAAATAATTAAAGCTATCTGCTATCTAGAGTCTATTCGATATCTACAGAAGAACCTATCATGTCTCTCGCTCGAGAAataaaagaggagaaaaacCGTGGAAAGAAGGGTAGGATGGGGGTAGGGGTGCGTTGTATATTTCGAGGGATTTCTGGCGcgtaaaaacaaagaaaccgcGCGCCGATCGTCCCCTCAGAATCGAGTTTCACAGGTTTGCCCAGCTGCGCGATCGGCGACGATCGGCCCTTCGCGTCGTAACCCAACGAGACTGACAATCATCCGATGAGAACACGTTCACTTCTCACCGGGTTCGAAGGTGGTTGACTTTGAGATCCTTTTTGTCTGTTTCGCTTTTTTCCTGTTCGCTCTTTTCAACAATTCGTTGACATCAGCCCCTTCTGTCGATGTCATTAAGTTACGAGCAAcgataactaataataataatgataataataataatgtttaaaataataataataataataatattatataataatataatataatataataataatagtgataataataataattttacgaaATAATGCGGGTGACAATCGTAGCGATGACAGGgatgataaataatattgtatactgATGATGCTAGTCTCCCGGAAATTGAATTCGAACGAAAGAAACAGAATGTCGGATCACTGGTCTCTCAATTAGTAATGCCCTTTTTTGTTTTAAGTGTTCTTCTCACTGGTGTAGCTGTGTCTCGCTCATCATTACGCACACGCGCACTCGCTCGATCGGTCCCACTCGcgtcactcgctcgctcgcttctcATTCACACTTTCTCTCGTTTAGCCATTGTTCGTTTTTTTTAAACAGCGGACTAGAATTTAATTGAAGATTAAAATTTAATCTGGTAAATACAAGTTTGATTCGTAATATCGAGgataatttttttttcctttcttgttTGCCCCTTTCACACGCGCACACAAAACACGCATACTCCGTGGTGTCTCACTCTGCGCTCTCTCAGACTTCGATAGTGGTATGGTAATTTCTCGTAATTATATGCTCTCCTGCCGCGGCCACATGATTATCAGCCTTAACGGTGCGTTTCCAACTTCGCCGTCGTGGATTCTCCGTCCACGATTTgttgttgtttctttttctctttatcATTTTTTCCTCTGCGGTCGCGCTCGATTCTTCTCGGTTTCGCGGTTCGGTCGCTTCGGATCCGATTTGGAAGCTCAACGTTAAGTCTTTCTGCTCATCGATCGCGTTCAGTTCCGCGTAGGTATTATCGCTATTAGAGAGTTAAGTGTGGTAATTAAGTATAATATACAAGATCGTGTACGTGTAATGTTCTCGTTATGCTCCGAGTCTCTTTTCCCTTTGTACAGTTATTTACAACGTCGATGCGAGCTGACGGTGGCACGCTTTAACACCCGGTTTAAAGATGCCGGCGCATCTTCTCAGCGCTGGGGGACTTTAATGCGTCCCCTGACGCGtcgtttttcatttgttttaaatttttatcatcGCATATAAGCTCTATCACATTGGCTTCAAAAGCCGTATATCATAATCGCGATAAGTATTCGaatggtaataaaataatacaataaaatcaataataataataatgtataataataataattattataatagtaataataaaatagtaatgatAACGTAAGCCTAATAATACGTTAATATTGGTAGTAACTGATTACCTCGATCACCGAACGTTTCATATAAttagcttctctctctctcacacacacacacgcacgcatgcacgcatgCACGTacgcacactctctctctctctttctctcactcactGACTCACTGACTCACTCtttcactcactcactcactcactcactcactcactgactcactcactcactcattcAATCACTcgctcactcactcactcattcACTCACTCATTCACTCACTCATTCACTCACTCATTCACTCACTCAttcactcactcactcattcactcactcactcattcACTCACTCACttattctctcttttcctctcacTTATTCCCTCAATCATTCATCCcccctctctccccccccccccctcttcGCCCCCAACCCCTCCTCTCACACACACGCATgcacatacacacacactcTTCCTATAtgagaattaaaaagaaaaacaatttctCAGCAGTGGACAGATTTTGCTGCTTCGTTCTGTGCTCATCAGGAAACAACAAGTCCCTAATGATAGatgaaaatgtataacactTAGTCGGTTCCGTGTGATTAAAAGTCTTGGCTAAACGCCGCTGGCCAAGCAATACGCGGGAAAAAGAGCAACGAGGAGGTTTTATATTCTTGCTATCTCTTTTCGTACGCGAAATAAACGACGCGCCTCGAGCCGAacagacaaaaaaaaaataagaaggtACGTAATCGGAGAGCGGAGTGTAGTAACATTAACAGCTTAACGACTATGGGACAGGAGAAgtgtataaacaatataacaTGAATCACAATTATGCAATAATCGCTCATTCCGACGCGTAattagataaaattaataataatttgatctAACAACTGGTTACTCGTAGATTGCACTCATGACGGGCCCGCGTCTATTCCGTTTCCCGACCGCCGTGTTTCCCTTTTGTCCCGGTACCGACGGGTTCCGGTTACGCCCTCGGTCGTAAAACGGAACCGACCTCCGGGCCTCTTTCTGATTTCGAGCGAAATTTCGCGACGACCTCGCCTGATCGCCGAGCTACCTCGTCGCGCAGTCTTTTCAACAAATACAAATTCGTTGCAGCAACTGTGTATACCACCCACACTATCATCATAATAGCACAGTTGGACAACGTTACGAAAAAACAGTTTGTTTTGATTGAGCTCCATCTTCCTCGATAGCAGCCTCCCTAGCAGGTTCGCCGTCGCCACTGGTTCACATGTGCGCACATGTCCgtgtcttttgtttttttttcacaTATCCTACTTGTTATTTGCCTCCCTATGATAATGCCCTCGTGGTAGGCAGGACTCGGCCAATCGGGCCTGGCCGAATCCTATGACTGGTTTCTTTCTCGTTAAGAACTTAACTAGGCCGTAGTCGCCGGCGGACCGTGACCGTACGCGAGTTTTGGCATGTTTCGACGTTCGCCCTCGGGAACACTCTCTCCTCGAGCTAGTTTTCAAAGCAAGTCCTTTGACACGATCTTTAATAATCCCACG includes the following:
- the LOC116425247 gene encoding protein arginine N-methyltransferase 9 isoform X3, yielding MAVDRWHFPMLNDKQRNNAFECAIRKKISQGYDTVLDIGTGTGLLSLYARNAGAKKVYACECSMTMIKVAEKVFESNNVEDIILLPKFSTDLVIPSDITERVKLIVTETFDAGLFGEHVIPSLLSVHTNILDRNGIIIPMSATLYVAAVECEYLRNRSSVVFDHLKNSCPLNFDNISILLDDEYYDTEHLKNVKVNYITRPKVLFTVDFNDVSNLHKFNADGIKSKINIKCEYDGIVDGLVSWFKLHLDEEISIDTSDKRTCWQTAVFPEMPILFKQGDVLTINGEILKGKLKCSYTANNTFTNYDQKKFIYRLPKEVITFLNDHEYIKLLTDVSKSLVNKEINSILDTSPFPIYGLMLLKENKYSQILYYKTENMMLRLFIEEVAKQNGFKDKICFISKYDTIKASLDTILVHDFDTNGELKDRGQEHSHEFFRCMLKPNGILLPEQIFLVGQLVFSEDFPNMVYVKDENLQGESMLVFNTQNSKKKFNSYQNTNFDNTNLYKIAQHINEFKINQLFDLNSSLYLHEPLSDINILIEIKESEFVERIVNFGKINATRLPNALICWYEVRLTLNHNYDTKRNGSFMNHTAILLEDELKSIILRGNEVYLKVQQVEGVVRIKVK
- the LOC116425247 gene encoding protein arginine N-methyltransferase 9 isoform X2 produces the protein MLNNFAAHLLRNNDPIRAIKYLKRALQANPNFLPAERNLQNAFSMAVDRWHFPMLNDKQRNNAFECAIRKKISQGYDTVLDIGTGTGLLSLYARNAGAKKVYACECSMTMIKVAEKVFESNNVEDIILLPKFSTDLVIPSDITERVKLIVTETFDAGLFGEHVIPSLLSVHTNILDRNGIIIPMSATLYVAAVECEYLRNRSSVVFDHLKNSCPLNFDNISILLDDEYYDTEHLKNVKVNYITRPKVLFTVDFNDVSNLHKFNADGIKSKINIKCEYDGIVDGLVSWFKLHLDEEISIDTSDKRTCWQTAVFPEMPILFKQGDVLTINGEILKGKLKCSYTANNTFTNYDQKKFIYRLPKEVITFLNDHEYIKLLTDVSKSLVNKEINSILDTSPFPIYGLMLLKENKYSQILYYKTENMMLRLFIEEVAKQNGFKDKICFISKYDTIKASLDTILVHDFDTNGELKDRGQEHSHEFFRCMLKPNGILLPEQIFLVGQLVFSEDFPNMVYVKDENLQGESMLVFNTQNSKKKFNSYQNTNFDNTNLYKIAQHINEFKINQLFDLNSSLYLHEPLSDINILIEIKESEFVERIVNFGKINATRLPNALICWYEVRLTLNHNYDTKRNGSFMNHTAILLEDELKSIILRGNEVYLKVQQVEGVVRIKVK
- the LOC116425247 gene encoding protein arginine N-methyltransferase 9 isoform X1; this translates as MQKEVNNIITESLKKAYDHDRTGNVGKAYAYYTVVAELSPTKRLEIEEAFVDVLCQWGMQLACNHRFEDVVLCYTHSLDIYPNNPRMLNNFAAHLLRNNDPIRAIKYLKRALQANPNFLPAERNLQNAFSMAVDRWHFPMLNDKQRNNAFECAIRKKISQGYDTVLDIGTGTGLLSLYARNAGAKKVYACECSMTMIKVAEKVFESNNVEDIILLPKFSTDLVIPSDITERVKLIVTETFDAGLFGEHVIPSLLSVHTNILDRNGIIIPMSATLYVAAVECEYLRNRSSVVFDHLKNSCPLNFDNISILLDDEYYDTEHLKNVKVNYITRPKVLFTVDFNDVSNLHKFNADGIKSKINIKCEYDGIVDGLVSWFKLHLDEEISIDTSDKRTCWQTAVFPEMPILFKQGDVLTINGEILKGKLKCSYTANNTFTNYDQKKFIYRLPKEVITFLNDHEYIKLLTDVSKSLVNKEINSILDTSPFPIYGLMLLKENKYSQILYYKTENMMLRLFIEEVAKQNGFKDKICFISKYDTIKASLDTILVHDFDTNGELKDRGQEHSHEFFRCMLKPNGILLPEQIFLVGQLVFSEDFPNMVYVKDENLQGESMLVFNTQNSKKKFNSYQNTNFDNTNLYKIAQHINEFKINQLFDLNSSLYLHEPLSDINILIEIKESEFVERIVNFGKINATRLPNALICWYEVRLTLNHNYDTKRNGSFMNHTAILLEDELKSIILRGNEVYLKVQQVEGVVRIKVK
- the LOC116425249 gene encoding serine hydrolase-like protein isoform X2, which codes for MSQLKQQIVKENLPVPWGHIAAKIYGPPKEKKILVVHGTLDNSGSFDRLIELLPYEYQYVSIDLPGHGFSSHFPPGLPLQYFDYVYTIFLVLNTLKWKTCIYLSHSFGTQIGVDFSVLYPGRLQKIISLDGLVPLPIEDTINHIKRIYSLDVYDKVKDTLYTKEEVIYALQYKRREALNSEAAEAMFTRAVTKVGDKYKYNRDPRLRIMVRPVFTKQQRIHFWQKFSTPIFVIVANKSNQYVKLMTIMEDIKNIVANNCNSKFIVVPVIGNHDVHNNYPERVAPYVCEFLKDDTRSKL
- the LOC116425249 gene encoding serine hydrolase-like protein isoform X1, yielding MISHRDLQRKSVTGVSVLHVLCFIMSQLKQQIVKENLPVPWGHIAAKIYGPPKEKKILVVHGTLDNSGSFDRLIELLPYEYQYVSIDLPGHGFSSHFPPGLPLQYFDYVYTIFLVLNTLKWKTCIYLSHSFGTQIGVDFSVLYPGRLQKIISLDGLVPLPIEDTINHIKRIYSLDVYDKVKDTLYTKEEVIYALQYKRREALNSEAAEAMFTRAVTKVGDKYKYNRDPRLRIMVRPVFTKQQRIHFWQKFSTPIFVIVANKSNQYVKLMTIMEDIKNIVANNCNSKFIVVPVIGNHDVHNNYPERVAPYVCEFLKDDTRSKL
- the LOC116425249 gene encoding serine hydrolase-like protein isoform X3, with protein sequence MISHRDLQRKSVTGVSVLHVLCFIMSQLKQQIVKENLPVPWGHIAAKIYGPPKEKKILVVHGTLDNSGSFDRLIELLPYEYQYVSIDLPGHGFSSHFPPGLPLQYFDYVYTIFLVLNTLKWKTCIYLSHSFGTQIGVDFSVLYPGRLQKIISLDGLVPLPIEDTINHIKRIYSLDVYDKVKDTLYTKEEVIYALQYKRREALNSEAAEAMFTRAVTKVGDKYKYNRDPRLRIMEIMMYIIIILKG